The following are from one region of the Fimbriimonadaceae bacterium genome:
- a CDS encoding aspartate 1-decarboxylase, translating to MRLNQLLKSKLHHARVTYADPEYVGSIQIDGELMKAVGLMEGEAVHVWAVDHKSRIETYVFSGPKGCVGLNGGAAHFFQPGDRIVVASFCLSDEPVTPQVVLLDEENNIVRDIAPYSTVG from the coding sequence ATGCGTCTGAACCAACTCCTGAAGTCGAAACTGCACCACGCGCGGGTCACGTACGCTGACCCCGAGTACGTCGGCAGCATCCAGATCGACGGCGAACTCATGAAGGCCGTCGGCCTGATGGAGGGCGAGGCGGTCCACGTCTGGGCCGTCGACCACAAGTCGCGGATCGAAACCTATGTCTTTTCCGGCCCCAAGGGTTGTGTCGGGCTTAACGGCGGGGCAGCCCACTTCTTCCAGCCCGGCGACCGGATCGTCGTCGCGTCCTTCTGCCTGAGTGACGAGCCGGTGACCCCTCAGGTCGTCCTGTTGGACGAAGAGAACAACATTGTCCGAGACATTGCCCCCTACTCCACCGTCGGTTGA
- the flgB gene encoding flagellar basal body rod protein FlgB, with amino-acid sequence MQILETLFGPNVRNLSHSMTRASMRQSVLNNNLANVNVPNYRRRDVDFSTVLEGETSKPGAKLKSIQQKLGMHGVTTERAKVRVDGNSVDLEKEVTAISETELRYDMLTEMTGRFFSGLKNVIREGK; translated from the coding sequence GTGCAGATACTGGAAACCCTGTTTGGGCCGAACGTGAGGAACCTGAGCCACTCCATGACTCGGGCGTCCATGCGTCAGTCGGTGCTCAACAACAACCTCGCCAACGTCAACGTGCCGAACTACCGTCGGCGCGACGTCGATTTCAGCACTGTGCTCGAAGGTGAGACCAGCAAACCCGGGGCCAAGCTCAAGTCGATCCAGCAAAAGCTGGGCATGCACGGTGTGACCACCGAACGCGCCAAAGTCCGCGTCGACGGCAACAGCGTCGACCTGGAGAAAGAGGTCACCGCGATTTCGGAGACCGAGCTTCGTTACGACATGCTCACCGAAATGACGGGGCGGTTCTTCAGCGGTCTCAAGAACGTGATCCGGGAAGGTAAGTGA
- the fliE gene encoding flagellar hook-basal body complex protein FliE, which translates to MRIDNVIAAPAQLTQTPELATPTTVEEPSEDFGHMLMDALKEVNKTQVESQRLQNDFMANRPVETHDLMIAMEKASTAMQLTLQVRNKVLEAYQEISRMNV; encoded by the coding sequence ATGCGCATCGACAACGTGATCGCCGCGCCTGCCCAGTTGACGCAGACACCGGAACTGGCCACCCCGACGACGGTCGAAGAACCGTCCGAGGACTTCGGCCACATGCTGATGGACGCCCTGAAGGAAGTGAACAAGACGCAGGTGGAGAGCCAGCGCTTGCAGAACGACTTTATGGCGAATCGGCCGGTGGAGACCCACGATCTGATGATCGCGATGGAGAAGGCCAGCACCGCCATGCAGCTGACGCTGCAAGTGCGCAACAAGGTGCTGGAGGCCTACCAGGAGATCAGCAGGATGAACGTGTAG
- the ccsA gene encoding cytochrome c biogenesis protein CcsA, with amino-acid sequence MQDFADLKEAPAWAAAVAQTGQGAVLLSVVAFVAAAFLWWTSSQHPDRERSARWAGLFGAVALFAAFACVGVLFVTDQFQFQYVFAHAARDHELQYKIAGIWSGQEGSFLLWAVTSAVFFLLVGPRTGVDRRWFSIVYTLFLAALVGILAFESPFKPIDLIDGKWLVPPDGRGLAPSLLNYWVVIHPPTIFLGFGSLAALFAWATAATVRRDPHSWLPLVRPWALVSLSLLGLGLCMGGFWAYETLGWGGFWMWDPVENTSFVPWVAVAAFVHGAFLQAAKRRGHLTNLIGGALPFVSFVYGTFLTRSGFLGDTSVHSFAEMDRSALWILVSVGSLAAVAFGVIFARNYRGLAAAAGELATKPAFWTRDTFYQVGIWLLCTFGVIAAVGMSVPLFQSLAGQKPKVVEEHLYHQVLSYPFVPIMLMIAVAPFLTWRGTGFKAVFAKLSNSLAVAVGLSGCLLLWVKRGDQGFLADESRTIAFTPGFSVPATPWVVFLSFLCLFALVANVWRLVESFRGSWKSAGGYLTHVGLATALLGLVFSRGFEKKEVVMVDRVTDANFFGRTMRLVGPTGSFADRHNRVVIDVTGPEGKFQAKPGMYLTMMNDKPTPMTWPWVESFWLHDLYFTIHEPSLEASDPLRLQKGQVGTFHDLGFRYTGMRHEGPVGQAGSTFYADFNILTPEGESKGSPSLMLKGEGGFSYVDVPISERYALRLVGMDAKDKSAMVQIMFRSPAYPVEVFYKPLVRAVWGGVGIMTLGGLVAAWGRRSDRKRPTDDDQEPEAEVDASEPTPEVETAPRAGHVR; translated from the coding sequence ATGCAAGACTTTGCCGACCTGAAGGAAGCGCCTGCCTGGGCTGCGGCGGTGGCGCAGACGGGTCAAGGGGCCGTGTTGCTCTCGGTGGTCGCGTTCGTCGCCGCGGCCTTCCTCTGGTGGACGTCGTCGCAGCACCCTGACCGGGAGAGGTCGGCCCGGTGGGCAGGACTCTTCGGGGCGGTGGCACTCTTTGCCGCTTTCGCGTGCGTCGGCGTCCTCTTTGTCACCGACCAGTTCCAGTTCCAGTACGTGTTCGCCCATGCGGCCCGTGACCATGAGCTCCAGTACAAGATCGCGGGGATCTGGAGTGGTCAGGAGGGGTCGTTCCTCCTGTGGGCGGTGACGTCGGCGGTGTTCTTCCTGCTCGTCGGGCCACGCACCGGGGTGGACCGGCGCTGGTTCAGCATCGTCTACACGCTGTTTCTCGCCGCTCTGGTCGGCATTCTCGCTTTCGAGTCGCCGTTCAAGCCTATCGACTTGATCGACGGTAAGTGGCTGGTGCCGCCCGACGGGCGCGGCCTCGCCCCGTCCCTTCTCAACTACTGGGTGGTCATCCACCCGCCGACGATCTTTCTGGGCTTTGGTTCGCTGGCCGCCCTCTTCGCCTGGGCGACCGCCGCCACGGTCCGCCGAGACCCTCACAGTTGGTTGCCCCTGGTCCGTCCGTGGGCGCTGGTCAGCCTGTCCTTGCTGGGGCTGGGTCTCTGCATGGGCGGTTTTTGGGCTTACGAGACCCTCGGCTGGGGCGGGTTCTGGATGTGGGACCCGGTCGAGAACACGAGCTTTGTCCCCTGGGTCGCGGTGGCCGCTTTTGTCCACGGGGCGTTCCTGCAGGCGGCGAAGCGCCGTGGCCACCTGACCAACCTGATCGGCGGCGCCCTGCCGTTCGTCAGCTTCGTGTACGGCACCTTTTTGACCCGAAGCGGGTTCCTGGGTGACACCAGCGTCCACAGCTTCGCCGAGATGGACAGGTCGGCGTTGTGGATCCTCGTCAGCGTCGGCAGTCTGGCCGCGGTGGCGTTCGGCGTCATCTTCGCGAGGAACTACCGTGGGCTGGCCGCGGCGGCCGGCGAACTGGCCACCAAGCCGGCCTTCTGGACGAGGGACACTTTCTACCAAGTCGGCATCTGGCTCTTGTGCACGTTCGGCGTGATCGCGGCGGTGGGCATGAGCGTGCCGTTGTTCCAGAGCCTGGCCGGGCAAAAGCCCAAGGTGGTGGAAGAGCACCTGTACCACCAGGTCCTGAGCTACCCCTTTGTGCCGATCATGCTGATGATCGCGGTCGCCCCGTTCCTCACCTGGCGGGGAACCGGGTTCAAGGCCGTTTTCGCCAAGCTGTCGAACTCTTTGGCGGTCGCGGTCGGCCTGTCGGGTTGTCTGCTCTTGTGGGTCAAGCGAGGTGACCAGGGCTTCCTCGCCGACGAGTCCAGGACGATCGCGTTCACGCCCGGCTTCTCGGTGCCCGCGACGCCATGGGTCGTCTTCCTGTCGTTCCTTTGTCTGTTCGCCCTCGTCGCCAACGTCTGGAGGCTTGTCGAGTCGTTCCGGGGTTCCTGGAAGTCGGCGGGGGGTTACCTGACCCATGTCGGTCTCGCGACCGCGCTCCTCGGGCTCGTTTTCTCGCGTGGCTTCGAGAAGAAGGAGGTCGTCATGGTCGACCGGGTGACGGACGCCAATTTCTTCGGACGGACGATGCGCCTTGTCGGCCCGACGGGGAGTTTTGCCGACCGCCACAACCGTGTCGTCATCGACGTCACCGGCCCGGAAGGGAAGTTCCAGGCCAAGCCGGGCATGTACTTGACGATGATGAACGACAAGCCGACCCCGATGACTTGGCCGTGGGTCGAGAGCTTTTGGCTGCACGACCTCTACTTCACGATCCACGAACCCAGCCTTGAAGCGTCGGACCCGCTCCGCCTCCAGAAAGGGCAGGTCGGCACGTTCCACGACCTAGGCTTCCGGTACACGGGTATGCGCCACGAGGGCCCGGTCGGGCAGGCAGGCTCTACCTTTTACGCCGACTTCAACATCCTGACGCCCGAAGGCGAGTCGAAGGGGTCGCCCAGCCTGATGCTGAAGGGAGAGGGTGGTTTCAGCTACGTCGACGTCCCGATCAGTGAGCGGTACGCCCTTCGGCTGGTGGGCATGGACGCCAAAGACAAGTCCGCCATGGTGCAGATCATGTTCCGGAGCCCGGCGTATCCGGTCGAAGTCTTCTATAAACCGTTGGTCCGGGCGGTTTGGGGTGGGGTCGGTATCATGACCCTCGGCGGGCTGGTCGCCGCTTGGGGACGTCGGTCCGACCGCAAGCGCCCCACCGACGACGACCAAGAGCCCGAAGCCGAAGTCGATGCGTCTGAACCAACTCCTGAAGTCGAAACTGCACCACGCGCGGGTCACGTACGCTGA
- the pyrE gene encoding orotate phosphoribosyltransferase, whose amino-acid sequence MPPTPPSVDLGALLESSGAVLHGHFLLTSGRHSDVYFEKFRVLERPDVLSALCTAVADHFRTAGIELVAGPTTGGIIIAFEVARQLGVPALYVESVEGRKVVRRGATVAPGAKTLVVDDVLTTGLSVRETIEVVRSAGGVCVGVGVLIDRSTADPGFGAPTYAAYRVEAESYAPDDVPDWLAAVPVTKPGTRPGAAPA is encoded by the coding sequence TTGCCCCCTACTCCACCGTCGGTTGACCTCGGTGCCCTGCTGGAATCGAGTGGGGCCGTCCTCCACGGGCATTTCCTGCTGACGAGCGGCCGGCATAGCGACGTCTACTTTGAGAAGTTCCGAGTGTTGGAGCGTCCAGACGTGCTCTCGGCCCTCTGCACGGCGGTCGCCGACCACTTCCGCACGGCCGGGATCGAGCTGGTCGCCGGCCCGACCACGGGGGGGATCATCATCGCCTTTGAGGTCGCCCGTCAACTGGGTGTCCCGGCCCTGTACGTCGAGAGTGTGGAGGGCAGAAAGGTGGTCCGTCGGGGCGCGACGGTGGCCCCGGGTGCCAAGACACTTGTCGTCGACGACGTCCTGACGACGGGTCTCTCTGTCCGTGAGACGATCGAAGTGGTGCGGTCTGCGGGTGGCGTGTGCGTCGGGGTCGGTGTCCTGATCGACCGTTCGACGGCCGACCCAGGGTTCGGGGCGCCGACCTATGCGGCGTATAGGGTCGAGGCCGAGTCGTATGCTCCGGACGATGTCCCGGACTGGCTGGCGGCGGTGCCGGTCACCAAGCCCGGGACCCGTCCCGGTGCGGCCCCGGCTTAG
- a CDS encoding aminotransferase class I/II-fold pyridoxal phosphate-dependent enzyme, whose translation MTVDLRSDTVTRPTPEMMAAIATAPVGDDVLGDDPTVTRLEEVAAQMTAKEAAVFVPSGTMGNQIALASWTKPGDSVLIDDDAHVLYYECGAPAVLSGVVLRGVTSTDGRMRVEDLEAKRLRPDIHTPGTTLLCLENTHMRSGGVPQTVETHRAYRAFAVEHGLRVHLDGARVCNAAVALGVPLSAITAHVDSVTVCLSKGLASPVGTVLCGPADFIGRARQWRKRLGGGMRQAGILAACGIVSLTKMVDRLAEDHARARRLASLLTSLPGLAPLDPPTNILMVDTEAPAAGWGEKLRESGVLCLPVGPNRLRLVFHNDVGDEAVDKAADVFRRLASP comes from the coding sequence ATGACCGTCGACCTGCGCAGCGACACGGTGACCCGTCCGACACCGGAGATGATGGCGGCGATCGCCACGGCTCCGGTCGGCGACGACGTCTTGGGCGACGACCCGACCGTGACCCGGCTCGAAGAAGTGGCCGCCCAGATGACCGCCAAGGAGGCCGCAGTCTTCGTCCCCAGCGGCACGATGGGCAACCAGATCGCCCTGGCCAGCTGGACCAAGCCAGGGGACAGCGTCCTCATCGACGACGACGCCCACGTCCTTTACTACGAGTGCGGCGCACCGGCCGTCCTGTCGGGCGTCGTCCTCCGGGGCGTGACTTCGACGGACGGACGGATGAGGGTCGAGGACCTGGAAGCCAAGCGGCTTCGGCCCGACATCCACACGCCGGGGACGACGCTCCTGTGTCTGGAGAACACCCACATGAGGTCGGGTGGCGTGCCCCAGACCGTCGAGACCCACCGGGCTTACCGGGCGTTCGCCGTCGAGCACGGCCTTCGCGTCCACCTCGACGGGGCCCGCGTCTGTAACGCCGCCGTGGCCCTCGGCGTGCCCTTGTCGGCGATCACCGCGCATGTCGACTCGGTCACGGTCTGCCTGAGCAAGGGCTTGGCGTCGCCGGTCGGCACCGTCCTGTGCGGCCCGGCCGACTTTATCGGTCGCGCGCGGCAGTGGCGGAAGCGGTTGGGCGGAGGCATGCGCCAGGCGGGGATCCTCGCCGCCTGCGGCATCGTCTCGCTGACGAAAATGGTGGACCGCCTGGCCGAAGACCATGCCCGGGCGAGGCGGCTCGCGTCTCTTTTGACCAGCCTACCCGGACTCGCGCCGCTCGACCCCCCCACCAACATCCTCATGGTGGACACCGAGGCACCCGCCGCCGGTTGGGGGGAGAAACTCCGCGAAAGCGGTGTCCTCTGCCTTCCGGTCGGCCCGAACCGGCTCAGGCTGGTCTTTCACAACGACGTGGGCGACGAGGCGGTCGACAAGGCCGCCGACGTGTTCCGCCGATTGGCGTCGCCCTAG
- a CDS encoding DUF4965 domain-containing protein: MLGLAAFAVAVGVDSPSISGRLPAVPLVAHDPYFSIWSETDELYADWPRHWTGAVHALQSMVRVDGRTYRLMGAAPSALPTLKQVDREVTATATRYLFRGSGIEVKLEFLSPVHPGDLARLTRPVTYLRYAVRTTDGTKRPVKIYLDATAELAVDRPNQQVVGERYAVDGMVASRVGTKDQKVLGRKGDDLRIDWGYLYLAAKKSPRVNSAVVSGDLARAEFDRGQTPTPMAASEFPREVQDGWPSVSLVADLGTVGQTSKSWTAYLAYDDIESINFLGDHQQAVWRHSEDVNSILRKAMVEESKLAKEAQAFDAKLAEECVAKGGEELKTLGVLAYRQCLAASKVTLDKQGRPMLFPKENFSNGCIATVDVIYPMAPQLLAFQPELCRAMLLPVLEYASTDRWKFPFAPHDIGTYPLATGQVYGGGEKTEENQMPVEESANMILLCAALAKAEKSPSLAQEYWSELKKWAAYLEAKGLDPENQLCTDDFAGHLAHNINLSAKAIVALGAYAQLARDLGHADEADKYAKVAKDYAAKWMEMAKDGDATKLTFDRPGTWSQKYNIAWDDVLGLGLFPASLKSSEMALYKKKLNKYGLPLDSRKDYTKLDWVVWTSTLTGKKEDVQDLCRPMVKFLRETPSRVPMTDWFDTKTGRMVGFQARSVVGGVFMPLLRGRW; the protein is encoded by the coding sequence ATGCTTGGTCTCGCGGCATTTGCCGTCGCCGTCGGAGTGGACTCCCCGTCAATCAGCGGCCGGCTTCCCGCCGTCCCCCTCGTCGCCCACGACCCCTATTTCAGCATCTGGAGCGAGACAGACGAGCTCTACGCCGACTGGCCGCGCCACTGGACCGGCGCCGTCCATGCCCTGCAGAGCATGGTCCGGGTCGACGGGCGGACCTACCGCTTGATGGGGGCGGCACCCTCGGCGTTGCCGACGCTCAAGCAGGTTGACCGCGAAGTGACGGCGACGGCGACCCGCTACCTGTTCCGGGGCTCGGGGATCGAGGTCAAGCTGGAGTTTTTGTCGCCCGTCCACCCCGGCGACCTCGCCCGCCTGACCCGGCCGGTCACCTATCTCCGGTACGCCGTGCGGACCACCGACGGCACCAAGCGGCCGGTGAAGATTTACTTGGACGCCACCGCCGAGTTGGCGGTGGACCGGCCTAACCAGCAGGTGGTCGGCGAGCGCTACGCCGTTGACGGGATGGTCGCGTCCCGGGTCGGCACTAAGGACCAGAAGGTCCTTGGCCGCAAGGGTGACGACCTGCGCATCGACTGGGGCTACCTCTATCTGGCCGCAAAGAAGTCGCCCCGCGTGAACTCGGCGGTTGTCTCGGGTGACCTGGCCCGGGCCGAGTTTGACCGGGGACAGACCCCCACGCCGATGGCGGCCAGCGAGTTCCCGCGTGAAGTGCAGGACGGTTGGCCGTCGGTGTCGCTGGTCGCCGACCTGGGGACGGTCGGTCAGACCTCCAAGAGTTGGACCGCCTACCTGGCATACGACGACATCGAGTCGATCAACTTCCTCGGCGACCACCAACAGGCGGTTTGGCGGCATAGCGAGGACGTCAACAGCATCCTCCGCAAAGCGATGGTCGAAGAGAGCAAGCTGGCCAAGGAAGCACAAGCGTTTGACGCCAAACTGGCGGAGGAGTGCGTCGCCAAAGGCGGAGAAGAGTTGAAGACACTCGGTGTCCTCGCCTACCGACAGTGCCTGGCGGCGAGCAAGGTCACGCTCGACAAGCAGGGCCGTCCGATGCTCTTCCCGAAGGAGAACTTCAGCAACGGTTGTATCGCCACGGTGGACGTCATCTATCCGATGGCCCCCCAACTCCTGGCGTTCCAGCCGGAACTGTGCCGGGCCATGCTCCTGCCCGTGCTGGAATACGCATCCACCGACCGGTGGAAGTTCCCGTTCGCGCCTCACGACATCGGCACGTATCCCTTGGCGACCGGCCAGGTGTACGGAGGCGGCGAGAAGACGGAGGAAAACCAAATGCCCGTCGAGGAGAGTGCGAACATGATCCTCCTCTGTGCCGCCTTGGCCAAGGCAGAGAAGTCCCCGTCGCTCGCCCAAGAGTATTGGTCTGAACTTAAGAAATGGGCCGCGTACCTTGAGGCGAAGGGACTCGACCCCGAGAACCAGCTTTGCACCGACGACTTTGCCGGACACCTCGCCCACAACATCAACCTCTCCGCCAAGGCGATCGTCGCCCTAGGGGCTTACGCCCAGTTGGCCCGTGACCTGGGCCATGCCGACGAGGCGGACAAGTACGCGAAGGTGGCGAAAGACTACGCGGCGAAGTGGATGGAGATGGCAAAGGACGGTGACGCGACGAAGCTGACCTTCGACCGCCCCGGCACCTGGAGCCAGAAGTACAACATCGCCTGGGACGACGTGTTGGGACTCGGACTGTTTCCCGCCAGCCTCAAGTCCAGCGAGATGGCCCTCTATAAGAAGAAACTCAATAAGTACGGGCTTCCATTGGACAGCCGGAAGGACTACACCAAACTCGATTGGGTGGTGTGGACGTCGACCTTGACCGGCAAGAAGGAAGACGTGCAGGATCTTTGCCGGCCGATGGTCAAGTTCTTGCGTGAGACACCAAGCCGGGTGCCGATGACCGACTGGTTCGACACCAAGACGGGCCGGATGGTGGGCTTCCAAGCCCGGTCGGTGGTCGGCGGTGTGTTCATGCCCCTGCTGCGCGGCCGTTGGTGA
- a CDS encoding alpha/beta hydrolase, whose amino-acid sequence MTALRERLAVPGRADLPFDFTRPESATPLPLVVYVHGGGWITGDLTMFAEEAVWAAGNGLAAACVSYRLAPLHTFPAAVADIQAFVRHARTDADRLGVDRGRIIVVGNSAGGYLAAMAGLCATDFGTGGPAERADAVVSLSGISDIRDPEMTAEPIAMSFVEQFLGGPYAALPESYTQASPVTHVGPGAPPFLVVHGDDDEIVPVQQSRHLVERLREAGASVDYHELPGEGHAYTLPAWLGIREMVLEFVRSR is encoded by the coding sequence GTGACAGCCCTGCGCGAGCGACTGGCCGTCCCTGGGCGGGCCGACCTGCCCTTCGACTTCACCCGCCCCGAATCGGCGACGCCCCTCCCCTTGGTCGTCTACGTCCATGGGGGCGGTTGGATCACGGGCGACCTGACGATGTTCGCCGAGGAGGCGGTGTGGGCGGCTGGCAACGGCCTCGCCGCCGCCTGCGTCAGCTACCGCCTCGCCCCGCTCCACACCTTCCCTGCCGCCGTCGCCGACATCCAGGCGTTTGTCCGCCATGCCCGCACCGACGCCGACCGGCTCGGTGTCGACCGGGGCCGGATCATCGTCGTCGGCAATTCGGCGGGCGGCTACCTGGCGGCCATGGCCGGACTCTGCGCGACCGACTTCGGCACCGGAGGCCCGGCGGAACGGGCCGACGCGGTGGTCAGCCTTTCCGGCATCAGCGACATCCGCGACCCCGAGATGACCGCCGAGCCGATCGCGATGTCGTTTGTCGAGCAGTTCCTCGGCGGCCCTTATGCCGCCCTGCCGGAGTCGTACACCCAGGCCAGCCCGGTGACCCATGTCGGGCCTGGCGCACCGCCATTCCTCGTCGTCCACGGCGACGACGACGAGATCGTCCCGGTCCAGCAGTCCCGTCACCTGGTGGAGAGGCTGCGGGAAGCGGGTGCATCAGTCGACTACCACGAACTGCCCGGCGAGGGTCATGCCTACACCTTGCCGGCGTGGCTCGGAATCCGTGAAATGGTCCTGGAGTTTGTGAGGTCACGATGA
- a CDS encoding LacI family DNA-binding transcriptional regulator: MTRRTTIDDVARLAGVGKVTVSYVLNGRADQARISAETAERVFAAARELDYRPNGLARALSRQRTDTVAVVFQYADYFSASSSFINEVMRGVCEACVEEGLDVLLHTKPASDPTAEAGALTDGRVDGVLMLRDADDPTLNAVLGRRFPTVLFFTRTTQEGVPFVDCDNHSGGMLATEHLISLGHRRIGFLHGSVKSVDSVERGAGYRAALERHGIAYDPGLVRPFASADDDPRPFVELMRLPDRPTGLFVWSDDVAFECLRLLGGLGLDVPGDVSVVGFDSSAACDRVSPPLTSVNQPVAEMARAATKLLARILRGDAPAEGRQIVFPLELDVRASTQAVRPTPSHLTRP; this comes from the coding sequence ATGACGAGAAGGACCACGATCGACGATGTCGCCCGTTTGGCGGGCGTGGGCAAAGTGACGGTGAGCTATGTGCTCAACGGGCGCGCCGACCAAGCACGGATCAGCGCGGAGACAGCCGAGCGTGTCTTCGCCGCCGCCCGGGAACTGGACTACCGTCCCAACGGGCTTGCCCGGGCCCTTAGCCGCCAGCGTACGGACACGGTGGCCGTCGTGTTCCAGTATGCGGACTACTTCAGCGCTTCCAGCTCGTTCATCAACGAGGTCATGCGCGGTGTCTGCGAGGCATGCGTGGAGGAAGGCCTGGACGTCCTCTTGCACACCAAGCCGGCCAGCGACCCGACCGCGGAGGCGGGGGCCCTCACCGACGGGCGCGTCGACGGGGTGCTGATGCTCCGCGACGCCGACGACCCGACGTTGAACGCGGTGCTGGGACGACGGTTTCCGACCGTGCTGTTCTTCACGAGGACGACACAAGAGGGCGTGCCCTTCGTGGACTGCGACAACCATTCCGGCGGCATGCTCGCGACGGAACACCTCATCAGCCTCGGACACCGGCGGATCGGGTTTCTGCACGGGTCGGTCAAGAGCGTGGACTCGGTAGAGCGTGGGGCGGGGTACCGCGCCGCCCTTGAAAGGCACGGGATCGCCTACGATCCCGGCCTCGTGCGGCCGTTTGCGTCGGCCGACGACGACCCCCGGCCCTTTGTCGAATTGATGAGGCTCCCCGACCGCCCGACTGGCTTGTTCGTCTGGTCGGACGACGTCGCGTTCGAGTGCCTGCGTCTTCTCGGCGGACTTGGGCTCGACGTGCCCGGTGACGTCAGCGTCGTCGGCTTCGACAGTTCGGCCGCCTGCGACCGGGTCTCGCCGCCCCTCACCAGTGTCAACCAACCAGTGGCCGAAATGGCCCGCGCAGCGACAAAGTTGCTCGCCCGCATCCTTCGTGGCGATGCTCCGGCAGAAGGCCGGCAAATCGTCTTCCCGTTGGAACTCGACGTCCGGGCATCGACGCAAGCCGTCCGCCCCACGCCATCACACCTCACCCGTCCATGA
- the fliG gene encoding flagellar motor switch protein FliG, with translation MRKIPSEMTPRRKAAVILTVLGPELAAGVVRHLTDDQVEALSLEVARMEKIGHEQRAQIIEEFHQIAQAQDFIAEGGIDNARKVLEAAFGEERAAGMVRKVLTAMQVVPFEFLKRADPQQLLGFIQDEHPQTVALILAYMPVNQAAMILTRLPEQLRAEVAERIAAMDQTPPEVIRGVEKVLERKMHNILNTEMTKAGGPKALVDLLNRVDRATERLIIENLSENNPELAEEVKNMMFVFEDIVVLEDRAIQAVLKEVDGKDLATALKGVGHEVQQKVFSNMSERAMNMLKEDMDFMGPIKLRLVEESQQRIVAVIRRLEESGDITIGRGEADVLI, from the coding sequence ATGAGGAAGATCCCGTCGGAAATGACCCCGCGGCGCAAGGCCGCGGTCATCCTCACCGTCCTCGGGCCCGAGCTGGCCGCCGGGGTGGTGCGCCACCTCACCGACGACCAGGTCGAGGCCCTTTCGCTCGAAGTCGCCCGGATGGAAAAGATCGGGCACGAGCAGCGCGCCCAGATCATCGAAGAGTTCCACCAGATCGCCCAGGCTCAGGACTTCATCGCCGAGGGGGGCATCGACAACGCCCGCAAGGTGCTTGAGGCCGCGTTTGGTGAAGAGAGGGCCGCAGGGATGGTCCGCAAGGTGCTGACCGCGATGCAGGTCGTGCCGTTCGAGTTCCTGAAGAGGGCCGACCCCCAACAGCTTCTTGGGTTCATCCAAGACGAACACCCCCAGACCGTCGCGCTCATCCTGGCCTACATGCCGGTGAACCAGGCCGCGATGATCTTGACCCGCCTGCCCGAGCAACTACGCGCCGAAGTGGCAGAGCGCATCGCGGCGATGGACCAGACCCCGCCGGAAGTCATCCGAGGTGTCGAAAAGGTCCTTGAACGCAAGATGCACAACATCTTGAACACCGAGATGACCAAGGCCGGCGGCCCCAAGGCCCTTGTCGACCTGCTCAACCGTGTCGACCGCGCCACCGAACGACTGATCATCGAAAACCTGAGCGAGAACAACCCCGAGCTTGCCGAAGAGGTCAAGAACATGATGTTCGTCTTCGAGGACATCGTGGTCTTGGAAGACCGCGCCATCCAAGCGGTGCTTAAGGAAGTGGACGGCAAGGATCTGGCCACGGCTCTCAAGGGCGTCGGCCACGAGGTGCAGCAGAAGGTCTTCAGCAACATGTCCGAGCGGGCGATGAACATGCTGAAGGAGGACATGGACTTCATGGGGCCGATCAAGCTGAGGTTGGTCGAGGAGTCGCAGCAGCGCATCGTCGCCGTGATCCGGCGCCTGGAGGAGTCCGGCGACATCACCATCGGCCGCGGAGAAGCAGATGTCCTCATCTAG
- the flgC gene encoding flagellar basal body rod protein FlgC has protein sequence MTLNQALRYSGSGMVAERTRMDVISANIANANSMKTPDQDAYRRQSVVLTGSDQGVRVSGIQKDMGSLRAVPDPSNPFADDKGYVYYSNVEPVTEMVNLMTANRSYEANIAAFNSVKGMIRAAMQIGKV, from the coding sequence ATGACACTCAACCAAGCATTGCGGTACAGCGGCTCCGGCATGGTGGCCGAGCGCACGCGGATGGACGTGATCAGCGCGAACATCGCCAACGCGAACAGCATGAAGACCCCCGACCAAGACGCCTACCGGCGCCAATCGGTCGTGCTCACGGGGTCCGACCAAGGCGTACGGGTCAGCGGCATCCAGAAGGACATGGGCTCGCTGCGGGCCGTGCCCGACCCCTCCAACCCCTTTGCCGACGACAAAGGTTACGTGTACTACTCGAACGTCGAACCGGTCACCGAAATGGTGAACCTCATGACGGCCAACCGGTCGTACGAGGCCAATATCGCCGCGTTCAACTCAGTCAAAGGCATGATCCGCGCCGCGATGCAAATCGGCAAGGTGTGA